The Solea senegalensis isolate Sse05_10M linkage group LG9, IFAPA_SoseM_1, whole genome shotgun sequence genome has a segment encoding these proteins:
- the smpd5 gene encoding sphingomyelin phosphodiesterase 5, whose protein sequence is MALQVSPFSNCFVAGVHAVGWAFIVPCFWFLDRLLAVCKTTTLEKTQSLEQECYLHPLKVFFGSITFFILFLITAPLAFLGLLLWAPLQACRRPFYYHKEAPSSPEQETHKGFELEGKASFGFATANLCLLPDSLARFNNLGHTQHRATAIAQRIVEGVRRPHIRIFVDSPSSCGTRSPSSTTLPITNSSTYGATDRQAPAPVNPHSEEGHTSVPKSDNHVVCVPCDDTEKPLTESSLLNSNQNSNQQDQTGHRSAPRALLSQGLLQQDDVPWEVSSMFPANVDILCLEEVFDKRAAQKLTKVLRPMYGHILYDIGVYACQPPCRCTAFKFFNSGLFLASRFPVLDAQYHWFPNSRGEDALAAKGLLSAKVLIGQNKKQKQVVGYFNCTHLHAPEGEGEVRCEQLNMVTKWIGDFQAASREPDEEVVFDVLCGDFNFDNCSPDDTLEQNHCLFEEYRDPCRAGPGKEKPWVIGTLLEQPTLYEDDVNTPENLQRTLESEALRKQYISPPVPTEGCALVYPETGQPWVGRRIDYMLYRESSISEHCRTEIEEVTFITQLAGLTDHIPVGLRLNVIMDPDCDD, encoded by the exons ATGGCCTTGCAGGTCTCTCCCTTTAGTAACTGCTTTGTTGCCGGGGTCCATGCTGTGGGGTGGGCATTCATCGTGCCTTGTTTCTGGTTTCTTGATCGCCTCCTTGCTGTGTGCAAGACCACCACCCTTGAGAAAACGCAGAGCCTGGAGCAGGAATGTTATCTCCACCCCCTCAAGGTCTTTTTTGGATCTATCAccttctttattctttttctcaTAACAGCCCCCTTGGCCTTCCTGGGCCTTCTGTTATGGGCTCCTCTGCAGGCCTGCCGCAGACCCTTTTACTACCACAAAGAGGCACCAtcctcaccagagcaggaaaCGCATAAGGGCTTTGAGCTGGAAGGAAAGGCATCATTTGGCTTTGCCACAGCCAATCTGTGTCTTTTGCCCGACAGCCTGGCTCGCTTTAACAACCTCGGGCACACACAGCATAGGGCAACTGCCATTGCTCAGCGCATTGTGGAGGGCGTGCGTCGACCTCATATCCGCATCTTTGTTGATTCCCCAAGCAGCTGTGGTACACGCAGCCCCTCGAGCACCACACTCCCTATAACTAACTCCTCTACATATGGGGCTACAGATAGACAGGCCCCAGCCCCCGTAAATCCACATTCAGAGGAAGGACATACTTCTGTCCCAAAGTCTGATAATCATGTTGTCTGTGTGCCCTGTGATGATACGGAAAAACCCTTAACTGAGTCTTCACTCCTCAATTCCAACCAGAATTCTAACCAACAGGATCAAACAGGTCATCGTAGCGCCCCCCGAGCTTTGCTCTCACAGGGTCTGCTCCAGCAGGACGATGTTCCCTGGGAGGTGTCGTCAATGTTTCCAGCCAATGTGGATATACTGTGCCTGGAGGAAGTGTTTGATAAGAGGGCAGCACAGAAACTTACCAAAGTACTAAGACCCATGTatggacacatactgtatgacatTGGTGTGTATGCCTGCCAGCCACCATGCAGATGTACTGCTTTTAAGTTCTTCAACAGTGGTCTGTTCCTGGCCAGCCGTTTTCCTGTGCTCGATGCTCAGTACCACTGGTTTCCAAACAGTCGTGGGGAAGACGCACTGGCTGCCAAGGGCCTTCTTTCTGCAAAG gTGCTAATTGGTCAGAATAAGAAACAGAAGCAAGTGGTTGGATATTTTAACTGCACGCACCTTCATGCACCTGAAG GTGAGGGGGAAGTTCGCTGTGAGCAGCTGAACATGGTAACCAAGTGGATTGGTGATTTTCAAGCTGCCAGTAGAGAGCCTGACGAGGAGGTGGTTTTTGATGTGCTTTGCGGCGATTTTAATTTTGACAACTGCTCacctg aTGACACCTTGGAACAGAATCATTGTCTCTTTGAGGAGTACAGAGATCCTTGCAGGGCAGGGCCAGGAAAAGAGAAGCCCTGGGTCATTG gTACTCTACTGGAGCAGCCTACATTATATGAAGATGACGTAAATACTCCAGAGAATCTGCAAAG AACGTTGGAAAGTGAAGCGCTGAGAAAGCAGTACATCTCCCCACCTGTTCCTACAGAGGGCTGTGCATTGGTTTACCCTGAGACTGGCCAGCCTTGGGTCGGACGTCGGATCGACTATATGCTGTACCGTGAAAGCTCCATTTCAGAACACTGCCGAACA GAAATTGAGGAAGTGACCTTTATAACCCAGCTGGCTGGCCTCACAGACCACATCCCTGTGGGCTTGAGACTGAATGTAATAATGGACCCTGACTGTGATGATTAA